In Leeia speluncae, a genomic segment contains:
- a CDS encoding LexA family protein, whose protein sequence is MPPPNKDRDYLAKLQDYYADFRCLPSYASMGQLLGLASKSAVSALVKRLQLQGFLETSPDKRLVPTKSFFGRPMAEDVVRAGLPSEVHDGMQEALNIDEYLIDKPSETVLIEVKGDSMIEAHIQEGDIAVVEKRLVANPGDIVVAIVDGEFTLKYLEKDGIHYLLRPGNSAYPVIRPTQSLQIFGVMVGLIRKM, encoded by the coding sequence ATGCCACCACCAAACAAAGACAGAGACTATCTGGCGAAGCTGCAAGATTACTATGCAGACTTTCGTTGTCTTCCCTCTTACGCCAGCATGGGGCAATTGCTAGGCTTGGCGTCAAAGTCGGCAGTATCTGCCTTGGTCAAACGTTTACAGTTGCAAGGGTTTCTTGAGACCTCGCCAGATAAAAGACTAGTGCCAACCAAAAGTTTTTTTGGTCGCCCAATGGCGGAAGATGTCGTGCGGGCTGGCTTACCAAGTGAAGTGCACGATGGCATGCAAGAAGCACTGAATATCGATGAATACCTAATTGATAAACCTTCTGAAACCGTCCTGATTGAAGTAAAAGGCGATTCGATGATCGAGGCACATATTCAGGAAGGTGATATTGCGGTGGTGGAAAAGCGCCTGGTCGCTAATCCGGGGGATATTGTCGTCGCGATTGTTGATGGCGAGTTTACCCTTAAATACCTGGAAAAAGACGGCATCCACTATCTGCTTCGACCAGGTAATTCTGCCTACCCAGTGATCCGCCCTACACAATCGCTACAAATTTTTGGGGTGATGGTCGGGCTGATTCGTAAGATGTAA
- a CDS encoding FTR1 family iron permease translates to MEQVIFIVWRESVEAMLVIGILYAWLRANPDAKNGMKYLWGGVGVGLGLATILGAAILIFQDFFAGDAQDYFQMGMVLVASALIVQMVVWMRKHGRTLKRELEEGMAENAKAANWWGMLTLVAIAVAREGSETVIFLYGMGLAQEGTNMVNFVLSALSGFVLALFSFWILQAGSKVFSWRAFFRFSETLLLLLAASLLVTGVEKMQSFEWLPTLVDPIWDSSALLADTEGFGNLLAGLTGYRAQPSLMLVIFYAVYWAAVWFFLKKASHQTATKKPMMPAQAASEGKA, encoded by the coding sequence TTGGAACAGGTAATTTTTATTGTCTGGCGTGAAAGCGTAGAGGCCATGCTGGTGATTGGTATTCTCTATGCTTGGTTAAGAGCTAACCCAGATGCAAAAAATGGGATGAAGTATCTATGGGGCGGCGTAGGTGTGGGCTTAGGCCTTGCGACGATTCTTGGTGCAGCCATTTTGATCTTCCAAGATTTCTTTGCTGGTGATGCACAAGATTATTTCCAGATGGGCATGGTATTAGTGGCATCTGCCTTAATTGTGCAGATGGTGGTCTGGATGCGTAAGCATGGCCGAACTTTGAAGCGAGAGCTAGAAGAAGGCATGGCAGAAAATGCAAAAGCGGCCAATTGGTGGGGAATGCTGACCTTGGTGGCGATTGCTGTCGCCCGTGAGGGAAGTGAAACCGTTATCTTCTTGTACGGCATGGGCTTGGCGCAAGAAGGTACCAATATGGTGAACTTTGTCTTGTCTGCCTTATCTGGTTTTGTACTTGCCTTATTCTCTTTCTGGATCTTACAAGCCGGTAGCAAAGTGTTTTCATGGCGTGCGTTTTTCCGCTTCTCTGAAACACTACTGTTATTACTAGCTGCTTCTTTGCTGGTAACCGGTGTTGAAAAAATGCAGTCTTTCGAGTGGTTACCTACTTTGGTAGACCCTATCTGGGATAGCAGTGCCTTGTTGGCTGATACAGAAGGCTTTGGAAACTTACTGGCAGGACTAACGGGGTATAGAGCGCAACCTTCCCTAATGTTAGTGATTTTCTATGCCGTGTATTGGGCTGCGGTTTGGTTCTTCTTGAAGAAAGCTAGCCACCAAACGGCAACTAAAAAACCAATGATGCCAGCCCAAGCGGCTTCTGAAGGTAAGGCTTAA
- a CDS encoding cupredoxin domain-containing protein: MKKLLVAVLLSGLAAVAHAEDAQVYKLDIKDGVLTPQKLEVPADKAFKIEVKNSGKTAAEFESIPLKKEKVIAPGATSIIAIKALKAGEYKFVDEFHENQPTAQGKIVAK; the protein is encoded by the coding sequence ATGAAAAAATTACTGGTTGCTGTGTTGTTGTCTGGTCTTGCTGCGGTGGCTCACGCAGAAGATGCTCAGGTTTATAAGCTAGATATTAAAGATGGTGTACTTACCCCTCAAAAACTAGAAGTGCCTGCAGATAAAGCGTTCAAAATTGAAGTGAAAAACAGTGGCAAAACGGCTGCCGAGTTTGAAAGCATTCCGCTGAAAAAGGAAAAAGTTATCGCGCCAGGCGCGACTAGCATCATCGCGATTAAAGCGCTAAAAGCGGGCGAATATAAATTTGTGGATGAATTCCACGAGAACCAGCCGACTGCGCAAGGCAAGATTGTTGCTAAGTAA
- a CDS encoding hemerythrin domain-containing protein yields the protein MLEACHGRIRKFCQNLIRLVSHLELEGNCPDAMQSAANILRYFDQAAPAHHHDEEEDLFPALKEAIKGDSEEVAVLSAMARLEAEHSRMYNDWQAVRQRLKALSEGFSIALNHDGVATRFAMNYLQHAKEEEELVYPHAARLLNAAQLAVISGQMVARRQVA from the coding sequence ATGCTAGAGGCTTGTCACGGTCGCATCCGTAAGTTTTGCCAGAACTTGATTCGCTTGGTGAGTCATTTAGAGTTGGAAGGCAATTGCCCGGACGCGATGCAATCTGCAGCTAATATTCTGCGTTATTTTGATCAGGCTGCACCTGCTCATCACCATGATGAGGAAGAAGATTTATTTCCAGCCCTGAAAGAAGCGATTAAGGGGGATAGCGAAGAAGTCGCTGTTTTGTCTGCTATGGCAAGATTGGAAGCCGAGCATTCTCGTATGTATAACGATTGGCAGGCGGTTCGTCAGCGTCTAAAAGCGTTGTCGGAAGGCTTCTCGATTGCGCTTAACCATGATGGCGTTGCAACGCGTTTTGCAATGAACTATTTGCAACATGCGAAAGAGGAAGAGGAGCTTGTGTATCCGCACGCAGCAAGGCTTCTGAATGCTGCGCAATTAGCAGTGATTTCTGGCCAGATGGTGGCAAGAAGACAAGTCGCGTAA
- a CDS encoding NAD(P)H-dependent flavin oxidoreductase, with amino-acid sequence MSQISSPFPLLRLRGKSVLPVVQGGMGVGVSAHSLAGSVAREGAVGTLASVDLKHHHPDLLEMCHRVRDQEILNQANLTALDREIKAAKALSGGNGLIAVNVMKAVADHARYVRQACESGADAIVMGAGLPFDLPEMAADHPNVALIPILSEVRGIALVLKKWMKKGRKPDAIVIEHPKFAGGHLGAAKIDDLGDRKFDFDVVLEGTLELFREMGIENEIPLIVAGGINSYDKVQDVFRWGASGVQLGTAFAVSQEGDAHPNFKSVLAGAGKDDIVEFMSVAGLPARGVLTPWLKNYLKRESFLQSKAKCDASRCTTGLNCLSACGLRDGIAKIGQFCIDSQLAAALKGEISKGLFFRGSESLPFGNAVRPVRELINYLLNGVMPQLEQDEGVQIAVA; translated from the coding sequence ATGTCTCAGATCAGTTCTCCTTTCCCTTTGTTGCGCCTACGTGGCAAGTCGGTTTTGCCGGTAGTCCAAGGGGGTATGGGCGTAGGGGTGTCTGCGCATAGCCTTGCTGGCAGCGTTGCGAGAGAAGGGGCTGTTGGTACATTGGCAAGTGTGGATTTAAAACACCACCATCCTGATTTGTTAGAGATGTGTCACCGTGTACGGGACCAAGAAATACTTAATCAAGCGAATTTAACGGCGTTAGATCGTGAGATTAAAGCGGCAAAAGCATTATCTGGCGGTAATGGTTTAATTGCGGTGAACGTGATGAAGGCGGTTGCAGACCATGCGCGCTATGTTCGTCAAGCCTGCGAAAGCGGTGCAGATGCAATCGTAATGGGTGCTGGTTTGCCGTTTGATTTGCCTGAAATGGCTGCAGATCACCCGAATGTGGCGTTGATTCCGATTTTGTCAGAAGTACGTGGCATTGCGCTGGTGCTGAAAAAATGGATGAAAAAAGGCCGTAAGCCAGATGCGATTGTGATCGAGCATCCAAAGTTTGCGGGTGGCCACTTAGGTGCTGCCAAAATTGATGATTTGGGTGATCGTAAATTTGATTTTGATGTTGTGCTAGAAGGTACGCTGGAATTATTCCGCGAAATGGGCATTGAAAATGAGATCCCACTGATTGTTGCTGGTGGGATTAATAGTTACGACAAAGTGCAAGATGTGTTCCGTTGGGGGGCCTCTGGTGTGCAATTAGGCACTGCGTTTGCCGTTTCTCAAGAAGGCGATGCGCATCCAAACTTTAAGTCTGTGCTAGCGGGTGCTGGCAAGGATGATATTGTTGAATTTATGAGTGTGGCTGGTTTGCCTGCTCGCGGTGTATTAACACCATGGTTAAAAAACTATCTGAAGCGTGAAAGCTTCCTGCAGTCAAAGGCAAAATGTGATGCCTCTCGTTGTACCACTGGACTAAATTGTTTGTCTGCGTGTGGATTACGCGATGGGATTGCCAAAATCGGTCAGTTTTGTATCGATTCACAACTGGCTGCAGCATTAAAAGGGGAGATCAGCAAGGGGCTGTTCTTCAGAGGATCCGAATCGTTGCCATTTGGTAACGCAGTTCGTCCTGTGAGAGAGCTAATTAATTACCTGCTGAATGGTGTAATGCCTCAGTTGGAACAGGATGAAGGAGTTCAAATTGCTGTTGCATGA
- a CDS encoding FAD-binding oxidoreductase, which yields MQAIVAFTTIVGAANVLTQAAEVAPYCQDWRGRYHGSVMAVIRPATTDEVSKVVQYCHANHIYVIPQGGNTGHCGGAAPTQHTPAIILSLSRLNHIHCIDTENQTITVGAGCTLGQIQTIASQHDRLFPLSLAAEGSCQIGGNLSTNAGGVQVLRYGNMRDLTLGLEVVLPDGNVLNSLSGLRKDNTGLDIKQLFIGAEGTLGIITAATLKLFPAIKHQTTALISLASPSDAVQLLNAAQLQFGDRLTAYELISHICMGLVTQHIPGAKLPLSETNEWYVLMEVSDTWEHSPLTEMVESFLMNQTSVIDAVIAQSLQQTQALWTLRESISEAQKKDGLSIKHDISVPTSQMEHFIQVTSRILQEDQADYRLQIFGHLGDGNLHFNVGKAPESQLDLVPLEKHINHLVYEQVKQVNGSISAEHGIGQLKNNELPRYADPVKIALMQQIKQALDPQGIMNPGKVYPSSSAS from the coding sequence TTGCAAGCAATTGTAGCCTTCACCACTATTGTCGGCGCTGCGAATGTACTCACCCAAGCAGCAGAAGTTGCCCCATATTGCCAAGATTGGCGTGGTCGTTACCACGGTTCTGTTATGGCAGTGATTCGCCCGGCAACCACAGATGAAGTCTCTAAAGTGGTGCAGTATTGCCACGCCAATCATATTTATGTAATCCCGCAAGGTGGAAACACCGGTCATTGCGGTGGTGCAGCCCCCACCCAACACACGCCAGCCATCATTCTATCTTTAAGCCGGTTAAACCACATTCACTGTATTGATACAGAAAACCAAACCATTACCGTTGGCGCTGGTTGTACACTTGGCCAAATCCAGACCATCGCCAGCCAGCATGATCGTCTCTTTCCCCTATCATTAGCGGCAGAAGGCAGCTGCCAAATTGGCGGCAATTTATCGACCAATGCGGGTGGTGTTCAAGTTTTACGCTATGGCAATATGCGCGACCTTACCTTGGGCTTAGAGGTGGTTTTGCCAGATGGTAACGTTTTAAACTCACTGAGCGGGTTACGCAAAGACAATACCGGCCTAGATATCAAACAGTTGTTTATTGGTGCAGAAGGCACGCTAGGTATTATCACAGCCGCAACGCTTAAGTTATTCCCTGCCATCAAACATCAAACCACAGCACTTATCTCACTCGCATCGCCATCCGACGCCGTGCAGCTATTAAATGCAGCGCAATTGCAATTTGGAGATCGACTCACCGCGTATGAGTTGATCTCTCATATTTGCATGGGCTTAGTCACACAGCACATTCCCGGCGCAAAATTACCGCTAAGCGAAACAAATGAGTGGTATGTTTTAATGGAGGTATCAGACACGTGGGAGCACTCCCCGCTTACCGAGATGGTGGAAAGTTTCCTAATGAACCAAACTAGCGTGATTGATGCCGTCATCGCCCAAAGTTTGCAACAAACCCAAGCATTGTGGACATTAAGAGAATCTATTTCAGAAGCGCAGAAAAAAGATGGGCTATCGATTAAACACGATATTTCTGTACCTACCTCACAGATGGAACACTTTATTCAAGTCACCAGTCGCATCCTACAAGAAGATCAGGCAGATTATCGATTACAGATTTTTGGGCATCTGGGAGATGGCAATTTACATTTTAATGTAGGAAAGGCACCCGAAAGCCAATTGGACCTCGTGCCACTGGAAAAGCATATTAATCATCTGGTGTACGAACAAGTAAAGCAAGTAAATGGCTCTATTAGTGCAGAGCATGGCATCGGACAATTAAAAAACAACGAACTACCGCGATATGCAGATCCGGTTAAAATTGCCCTCATGCAACAAATTAAACAGGCACTAGACCCACAAGGCATCATGAATCCCGGCAAGGTTTACCCAAGCTCTTCAGCTAGCTAA
- a CDS encoding FAD-dependent oxidoreductase, translated as MNRRQFFFLGAAALGTVGAKWRWQERLPDITVDRVGMKQGHQVREPWRAADFPLKERLPVVILGSGIAGLTCAWQLDKAGFHDFVVITGPERYGNAAFGDAGEGMLYPKGAHYLPFPSLSSVHVRELLAEMGISQKDVYGKAPYYDERAILHSPDERIFDPQSASWQEGLFLNADEAKKQFQRFFLLVDSLKNQLGQDGKRLFDMPIAQLSSDTRWHHLDKLTFQEWLVSQQFTHPHLLDYLDYACRDDYGAGLKHVSAWAGIHYFAGRDGHAANAADGGLLTWPEGLGKPASWMAAKLAPHQLRDGMAMKVELKGENVAVYIQTPTEKYRIESDRVVMAMPLHVTKHLLPLNAFGFDDKQHMPVHSPWLVTNFILDDFPEEKPGETLAWDNIVSGSEGLGYVVATHQWIRQYRPEKTVFTAYRTLPFDDAKKAREWLAEATEDELFASAMVDLELVYDKHQLYRRLARAEISVRAHAMATPTPGFLSNEGLKQLRAQSGRVLFAHSDLSGYSVFEEAAWWGYRAADKILGRVS; from the coding sequence ATGAATCGTCGCCAATTTTTCTTTTTGGGCGCTGCTGCTTTAGGGACGGTTGGTGCTAAATGGCGTTGGCAAGAACGGTTGCCAGACATCACGGTGGATCGAGTCGGGATGAAGCAAGGACACCAAGTGCGTGAGCCTTGGCGTGCTGCTGACTTTCCATTAAAAGAACGTCTCCCCGTTGTGATTTTAGGAAGTGGGATTGCTGGGTTGACGTGTGCTTGGCAATTGGACAAAGCGGGTTTTCATGACTTTGTGGTAATCACCGGGCCAGAACGTTATGGTAACGCTGCGTTTGGCGATGCTGGCGAGGGAATGTTATACCCAAAAGGGGCCCACTATTTACCTTTTCCGTCTTTAAGCTCGGTGCATGTGAGAGAGTTGCTTGCAGAGATGGGCATTAGCCAAAAAGATGTCTATGGAAAAGCACCATATTATGATGAACGGGCGATCTTACACTCTCCTGATGAAAGAATATTTGATCCTCAATCTGCGAGTTGGCAGGAGGGCTTATTTCTTAATGCCGACGAGGCGAAGAAACAGTTTCAACGTTTTTTTCTATTGGTTGATTCGCTAAAGAATCAATTGGGGCAGGATGGAAAGCGGTTATTTGATATGCCGATTGCTCAACTGTCTTCTGATACCCGTTGGCATCATTTAGATAAGCTGACTTTTCAAGAATGGCTAGTAAGCCAGCAGTTTACGCATCCGCATTTACTCGACTATTTGGACTATGCCTGCCGAGATGATTATGGCGCAGGGCTAAAACATGTTTCAGCGTGGGCGGGGATTCATTATTTTGCCGGTCGTGATGGGCATGCCGCGAATGCTGCTGATGGTGGATTACTGACTTGGCCTGAGGGATTGGGTAAACCCGCCTCGTGGATGGCAGCCAAATTAGCCCCTCATCAATTGCGAGATGGTATGGCAATGAAAGTAGAACTGAAGGGTGAAAACGTTGCTGTCTATATACAAACACCAACTGAGAAATATCGAATAGAGTCCGATCGAGTGGTGATGGCGATGCCGCTCCACGTGACGAAGCATCTGTTGCCATTAAATGCATTTGGCTTTGATGATAAACAGCATATGCCGGTGCATTCTCCTTGGTTAGTGACTAACTTTATCTTGGATGATTTTCCAGAAGAGAAGCCTGGTGAAACGCTTGCTTGGGACAATATCGTTTCTGGAAGCGAAGGGTTAGGATATGTCGTAGCGACGCACCAATGGATTCGGCAATACCGGCCTGAAAAGACCGTGTTCACCGCATACCGGACTCTCCCTTTTGATGACGCGAAAAAAGCGAGGGAGTGGTTAGCAGAAGCAACTGAAGATGAGCTCTTTGCATCAGCAATGGTAGATTTAGAGCTGGTTTACGATAAACATCAACTTTATCGTCGTTTGGCACGCGCAGAGATTAGCGTGCGCGCACACGCAATGGCCACTCCCACTCCCGGTTTTTTAAGTAATGAAGGGTTGAAGCAGCTTCGCGCACAAAGTGGGCGAGTCCTTTTTGCACATTCAGATTTATCTGGCTATTCGGTGTTTGAAGAGGCCGCTTGGTGGGGCTACCGTGCGGCCGATAAAATACTAGGTCGCGTTAGCTAG
- a CDS encoding polyamine aminopropyltransferase encodes MLDRLLVFSVFIVASCGLAYELIAGAMSSYLLGDSLLQFSSVIGCYLFAMGIGSHCSKYIKDEDALSRFIDIELLIGLIGGISALILFAVFAWLSSPFRSVLYALVLLIGMGVGMEIPLVMRVLDRQQLALKDLVSRVLTFDYLGALAVSLLFPLVLAPHLGMIRTGLLFGIFNVLIALWTAHCFQAQIKQVTAKRVRGGVILGGLILAFVSADQLTKWAEKGLFGDETIFSHTSPYQRLVVTQWKDDLRLYINGNLQFSSKDEHRYHESLVHPLLSSQPWAKRVLVLGGGDGLAVREILKYPNIKQVVLVDLDPEMTKLFSTAERLVKLNQHSLTNPRVKVFNQDAGQWLESNTEMFDAIIVDFPDPSNYALGKLYSVPMFELMQKHLAWHGRLVVQSTSPYFAPRSYWCIDATLKEAGLNTWPYHTYVPSFGEWGYILAGKTADFVPPNQYAIPLRYLDPVETKRMFSFPADMKPMKMIPNRLDNQSLVHYFEQDWHQVIR; translated from the coding sequence ATGCTTGATCGTTTGTTAGTCTTTTCTGTCTTTATTGTTGCGTCTTGTGGCTTGGCGTATGAGTTAATCGCAGGGGCAATGTCTAGCTACTTGCTAGGGGATTCGCTCTTACAGTTTTCCAGTGTCATTGGATGCTATTTATTTGCAATGGGGATAGGTTCGCATTGCTCTAAGTATATTAAAGATGAAGATGCACTCAGTCGGTTTATTGATATTGAGTTGTTGATTGGTTTAATTGGCGGTATTTCTGCATTAATTCTGTTTGCTGTTTTCGCGTGGTTGTCTTCACCATTTCGCTCTGTTTTATATGCGTTAGTATTGCTGATTGGGATGGGCGTAGGGATGGAGATTCCACTCGTCATGCGGGTATTAGATCGTCAGCAACTGGCATTGAAAGACTTGGTTAGCCGAGTACTTACGTTTGATTACCTTGGTGCGTTGGCGGTTTCCTTGCTTTTTCCGCTGGTGCTGGCACCGCATTTAGGCATGATCCGTACTGGATTATTATTTGGTATTTTTAATGTACTAATTGCGTTGTGGACAGCTCACTGTTTTCAGGCGCAGATAAAACAAGTAACAGCCAAGCGGGTGCGCGGTGGGGTGATTCTCGGGGGGCTGATTCTTGCGTTTGTTTCCGCGGATCAATTAACCAAATGGGCTGAAAAAGGCTTGTTTGGCGATGAAACCATTTTTTCTCATACGAGCCCCTACCAGAGATTAGTGGTAACGCAATGGAAAGATGATTTGCGCTTGTATATCAATGGAAATTTGCAGTTCTCTTCCAAAGATGAGCATCGATATCATGAGTCTTTGGTGCATCCGCTGTTATCTAGCCAGCCTTGGGCGAAACGAGTGTTGGTGCTTGGTGGCGGTGATGGTTTAGCTGTGCGGGAAATCTTAAAGTACCCAAATATTAAACAAGTGGTGCTGGTGGATCTTGATCCGGAAATGACAAAGTTATTTAGCACGGCAGAGCGTTTGGTAAAGCTTAATCAGCATTCACTGACGAATCCAAGAGTAAAAGTATTTAATCAAGATGCGGGGCAATGGTTGGAGTCGAATACAGAGATGTTTGACGCCATTATTGTGGATTTCCCCGATCCTTCTAATTATGCACTGGGTAAGTTGTATTCCGTGCCGATGTTCGAGTTAATGCAAAAGCATTTGGCTTGGCACGGCCGCTTAGTCGTGCAGTCTACTTCCCCGTATTTTGCGCCGCGTTCTTATTGGTGTATTGATGCGACGTTAAAAGAGGCGGGCTTGAATACATGGCCATACCATACGTATGTCCCTTCTTTTGGAGAATGGGGCTATATCTTGGCGGGTAAGACCGCCGACTTTGTTCCGCCAAATCAGTATGCGATTCCACTGCGCTACTTAGACCCTGTGGAAACAAAACGTATGTTTAGTTTTCCGGCGGATATGAAACCGATGAAGATGATTCCTAACCGGTTAGATAATCAATCTTTGGTTCATTATTTTGAGCAAGATTGGCATCAGGTTATTCGATAA
- a CDS encoding DUF350 domain-containing protein, which yields MHLPGISSYLVFLLSGFGLLLAFMLIYTKTTVINEFQLIKEGNIAAALSLAGAVLGFSLTLASSALHSNGIVPYLLWASVAMVIQLLTYLLVSRCFPTLNTELANNNAAMGLLVGTISLTTGIINAACLS from the coding sequence ATGCATCTACCTGGTATTTCAAGTTATCTCGTCTTTTTACTCAGTGGCTTTGGCCTGTTGCTAGCATTCATGCTCATCTACACAAAAACCACGGTCATTAACGAGTTTCAATTAATCAAAGAAGGCAACATTGCAGCCGCCTTATCTTTGGCTGGTGCCGTACTAGGCTTTAGCCTCACCTTAGCATCCAGTGCACTACATAGTAATGGCATTGTGCCTTATCTTCTGTGGGCTTCAGTTGCCATGGTCATCCAACTATTAACCTACCTACTGGTTAGCCGCTGTTTCCCGACCTTAAACACGGAATTAGCCAATAATAACGCTGCCATGGGCCTGTTAGTGGGCACCATCTCACTCACCACTGGCATCATTAATGCGGCTTGCCTGTCTTAA
- a CDS encoding SPFH domain-containing protein: MGSFIKKQFIDILHWTEEVDGVLSWRYPMQDFEIQYGASLTVRESQIAIFVNEGKIADVFGPGTYKLTTQTLPVLTYLKNWDKLFESPFKSDVYFFSTRLQLGRKWGTPQPVTIRDKDFGMVRLRAFGMYSYKLVDAEKFHKEISGTRESYSREDLEQQLRNLVVSSLTATLGGSNVPFLDMAANQLETGNLVKANLSAAFEQYGFALDNFAIENISLPEELQKAIDTRISMGMIGNMGTYTQYQTAQAIPLAAQNEGGLAGMGASLGAGLQVGQVMAQALQPNLQPTAPMPSASVVAAPTSPTEDLEANLLKMKSLLDKGLITQADYDTAKAEILKKLIG; this comes from the coding sequence ATCGGATCATTTATTAAGAAGCAATTTATTGACATTCTGCATTGGACAGAAGAAGTAGATGGTGTGCTCTCTTGGCGCTATCCGATGCAGGATTTTGAGATTCAATACGGAGCAAGCCTCACCGTTAGAGAGTCGCAAATCGCCATTTTTGTGAATGAAGGCAAAATTGCGGATGTATTTGGGCCAGGTACCTACAAGCTAACCACCCAAACCCTACCTGTACTTACTTACCTGAAAAACTGGGATAAACTTTTTGAATCCCCATTTAAATCAGATGTGTACTTCTTTAGCACCCGACTTCAATTAGGTCGAAAATGGGGCACACCACAACCGGTCACCATCCGAGACAAAGATTTTGGCATGGTCAGACTACGTGCGTTTGGCATGTATTCTTACAAATTGGTGGATGCAGAAAAATTCCACAAAGAGATTAGCGGTACACGAGAAAGCTATTCCAGAGAGGACCTAGAACAACAGCTTCGAAACCTAGTGGTTAGCTCATTAACGGCCACCTTAGGTGGTAGTAATGTCCCATTTTTAGACATGGCTGCCAATCAGTTAGAAACTGGCAATCTGGTCAAAGCCAATCTAAGCGCTGCATTTGAACAATATGGCTTTGCTTTAGATAACTTTGCCATTGAAAACATCTCCCTACCGGAAGAACTCCAAAAAGCGATCGACACCCGCATCTCCATGGGCATGATTGGCAATATGGGCACTTATACTCAATACCAAACCGCACAGGCCATTCCATTAGCAGCACAAAATGAAGGTGGCTTAGCAGGCATGGGAGCAAGCTTAGGTGCGGGTTTACAAGTGGGCCAGGTGATGGCACAAGCATTACAGCCGAACCTACAACCTACAGCGCCAATGCCAAGTGCATCAGTAGTAGCAGCCCCTACCTCACCTACTGAAGACTTAGAAGCTAATTTGCTCAAAATGAAAAGCCTCCTAGATAAGGGCTTAATCACACAAGCAGATTACGATACGGCCAAAGCTGAAATCCTTAAAAAACTAATCGGGTAA